The region ACGATGGCGGGTGCCTCGACGCGCGCAAGCTTGTCCGACAGGTCGCCGTCGCCCTGGTCGACCACGGTCAGATCTTCGCCGAGCCCGGATTTGAAGGCATCGGGATGCGCGCCGGTCACGCGAAGCTCGAACGGGATGCCGCTCGCCCGCGCAACGCCGACGGTATGGGCGAGCAGGCGGGAGTAGATCGCCGCCGCCCCCTCTTCGCCGAACTCCGGGATCAGGCGGGTCTTCGCCTTGCCGGGTTCGGGCCAGCGGGCGAAGATCGAGAGCGTGGGGCCATGCATCGCGCCTGCCGTAACGGCTCGACGAAAGGCTGGCCATAGGGCATGGGCGGGCAATGTCTCGCGGCAAGACCCTTTTCGCGATTGCAGCCGGCGCCGCCGTGGTCGGGCTGATGATCGCCGAGCGCAAGCGGCCGCTCCGCCAGCAGACCCAGCCCGACATCACGCGCAACCTGCGCAATTTCGCAATGGGCGCAAGCTGCGCGGTCATCGTCTCGGCAATCGAGGAACCGCTGTGCCAGCGCATCGCGGCGAAGAACCTCTCCGAGCGGCGCGGCTTCGCACAATGGATGCCGAAACCGCTTCGCGTCCTCGCCGGCGTGGCAGCGATGGATTACGGTTTCTACCTGTGGCACGTCGCGACGCACAAGGTGCCGTTCCTGTGGCGTTTCCACCGGGTCCACCATATCGACCGCGACATGGACATGAGCACCGCGGTGCGGTTCCATTTCATCGACATGCTGGTCTCGCTGCCGTGGCGCCTGGTGCAGGTCCGCCTGTCGGGTGTGAGCCCGAAATCGATGCGCCTCTGGCGCAATTTCTTCAACGCCTCGATCCTGTTCCACCATTCGAACCTGCGCTTGCCCGACGGGATGGACGAAACGCTCTCGCTCGTCCTGACGACGCCGAAGATGCACGGCATCCACCACTCGAAGCGGGTCGAGGAGATGGACAGCAACTGGACCAGCGGCCTCAGCTTCTGGGACCGGCTCCACGGCACCTTCCGCAGCAGCCCGCCGCCCGAAGCGATCGATATCGGCGTCGACGACATCCATGCCGACATGGACGTGGTGTTCACCCGCAGCCTCGTCGCCCCGTTCGAGGACCAGCCCGAGCGGCGCTAGGCAAATTTCGGAACCCTCTGCCCTCGCGCTCGTCATAGCGGGTGAGGCAATCGGGGACTTCGAGTGAACTTTCGCAAAATTCTTTTCGGACTGGTTTTCGGGCTGCTCGCTCTCATGCTGGTCGCGAGCCTCGTCTCGCTGATCGACACCAATCGCGGGATCGTGCGCATGCTCGATTTCGTGCGCGAGCCGATGATCTACCTTGCGGTCCTGCTCGGCGTCGTGGCGATATTCGCCGTCGCGGGCCGGCGGATCATTGCCGCCGGGCTGGCAGTGCTGGTGATCGGCATCAACCTGTGGCGCATCTGGCCCTACACCGTGTTCGCTCCGACGCAGGTTCCCTTGCCCGACGATGTCGACGGCATGAGCTGCGCGAGCGTGCTCGCCTTCAACGTGCTCCAGCCGAACGATCGCTACGATGAAACCGCCGCGCTGATCGAGCGGGTCGATCCCGACATCCTGCTATTAATGGAAACCAACGAGACGTGGCTCGCCAAGCTCGAGCCGCAGCTTTCCGCCTATCCCCACCGCGTCGACATGCCGCTCGACAACAAATACGGCATGGCCTTCGCCACCCGCCTGCCGGTCGAGAAGGCCCGCATGGTCGCGAATACCTCGGCCGACACGCCGACGCTTTATGCGACCTTGCAGATGGAAGACGGCGCGCGCTTCGAAGTCATTGGCCTGCACCCGCGCCCGCCACTGCCGGGCGAAAGCACGGCCAAGCGCGATGCCAATATCGCCAGGGCCGGGCGCGAGACGCCCGACAGCCTGCCGAACGTGCTGGCGATCGGCGATTTCAACGACGTTCCGTGGTCGCGCACGACCCAGAATTTCGTCCATGAAGGCGGCTATCTCGATCCGCGCGCCGGTCGCGGGAGCTTCGCGACCTTCCCTGCTGACTATGTCTTCGTCGGCTGGCCGCTCGACCAGATCTTCATCAAGGAAGGCGTTCGCGTCGAAAGTTTCGAAATCGGCGAGGATGTCGGCTCGGACCACCTGCCGCTCATCGCGCGGGTGTGCGTCGATCCGGCGAGCGGTGGCAGCTAGCTTCCGATCGCCTTGCGCACATCGCCGACGAAGCGGGAATTGCGCACTGCGTGATAGATCATCCGTGTCGCGATGCGGCCGGGCAGCTTCATGTCGCGCTGGACCTGCAGCATGAGCAGCACGCGCGGCTCGCTCGTCTCGTTCCAGACTTCGTGGCGATAGGTTTCGTCGAACACCAGCCATTCGCCCTCGCGCCAGCGATGGATTTGACCGTCGATCGCGATTTCGCAGCGTCCCGGTGTCGTCGGCAGCATGATCGGCAGGTGGCAGTTGAGCCATGACTTGGTGAGGCCGCGATGGAGCGGGACATGCGTGCCCGGCTCCATGATCGAGAGGAAGGCGACGATCACGCCGGGGATCGAGGCAACCAGCTCGCTCGTGCGCGGGCAGCGCGCCTCGTTCTCGGCAGCGTGATAGCCGTAGCCCTGGAAGAAGAAGCTCTTCCACGCCGGTGTCGAGGCGATACGGCGGTGGTCGGGCGAAATCTTGCCGAAAGGCGGGATTTGCGCGCGCTCGCGGATCAGCGGCTCGATCTCTGCGCGTATCTCGCGCCAGTGCGGGGCAACTTCCGCGAGGCCGGGGACCAGTGCCGGATCGATGACCGGATCATCGCCGATGCGCGACTGGCGGGCGAGGAAGCGGTTGACCGGATCGCGCAGGCGTTTGCCGAAAGCGACGAGCCCTTTCTGGCTCGGCCGCACATAACGCTCGCCGGGTGGCGCCTGGCCCGCGCCACTTTCCGTACGAGCGACCCCTTGCTCGTCCGATTCCCTTAGCATGGGGGCAAGGATACATCGCTCGGTGCGAAGGGATTGGCAGGAATCGACAGGCTGCCCAGTAGTGCTGGCAAAACGAAAAAGGCCCGGCGGATCGCTCCGCCGGGCCCCTTTTTCTCGGTGTCGGATGACGCCTGGGCTTAGAAGCCCATGCCGCCGCCCATGCCGCCCATGTCGGGCATTGCCGGGGCCGGCTTGTCGTCCGGCTTCTCGACGATCGCGGCTTCCGTCGTGATCAGCAGGCCGGCAACCGAAGCTGCGTCCTGCAGTGCGGTGCGCACGACCTTGGTCGGGTCGATGACGCCGGCAGCCACGAGGTTTTCGTAGGTGTCGGTCGCGGCGTTGAAGCCGAGGGTTTCGTCATTCGCGTCCATCAGCTTGCCTGCGACGACGGCGCCGTCGTGGCCTGCGTTGCTGGCGATCTGGCGAACCGGAGCCTGCAGCGCACGGCGGACGATGTCGATGCCGCGGGTCTGGTCGTCGTTCGCGCCTTCGAGGCCGTCGAGCGTCTTGGTCGCGTAGAGCAGCGCGGTACCGCCGCCCGGGACGATGCCTTCTTCGACGGCTGCACGGGTTGCGTGCAGGGCGTCGTCGACGCGGTCCTTGCGTTCCTTCACTTCGACTTCGGTCGCACCGCCGACCTTGATCACGGCAACGCCGCCAGCGAGCTTGGCCAGGCGTTCCTGCAGCTTCTCGCGGTCGTAGTCGGACGAGGTGTTGTCGATCTGCGTGCGGATTTCACCGACGCGAGCCTTGATGTCGGCTTCGTCACCGGCACCGTCGACGATCGTGGTGTTGTCCTTGTCGATGGTGACGCGCTTGGCCTGGCCGAGCATGCCGAGCGTGACGTTCTCGAGCTTGATGCCGAGGTCTTCGCTGACCATCTCGCCCTTGGTGAGGATCGCGATGTCCTGCAGCATGGCCTTGCGGCGATCGCCGAAGCCCGGAGCCTTGACCGCAGCAACCTTGAGGCCACCGCGCAGCTTGTTCACGACGAGGGTCGCGAGCGCTTCGCCTTCGATGTCTTCCGCGATGATCAGCAGCGGACGGCCCGACTGGACGGCCGCTTCGAGCACCGGCAGCATCGACTGCAGGTTCGACAGCTTCTTCTCGTGGATCAGGATGTACGGGTTTTCGAGTTCGACCGTCATCTTGTCCGGGTTGGTGATGAAGTAGGGCGACAGGTAGCCGCGGTCGAACTGCATGCCTTCGACGGTTTCGAGTTCGAATTCGAGACCCTTGCTCTCGTCGACGGTGATCACGCCTTCCTTGCCGACCTTTTCCATGGCTTCGGCGATCTTCTCGCCGACTTCACGGTCGCCATTGGCCGAAATCACGCCGACCTGGGCGATTTCTTCCGAGCCGGAAACGTCCTTCGAACGGCCCTTGAGATCGGCGACGATCTTTTCGACCGCGAGGTCGATGCCGCGCTTGAGGTCCATCGGGTTCATGCCGGCAGCAACCGACTTCATGCCTTCGTTGACGATCGCCTGCGCCAGGACGGTCGCAGTGGTCGTGCCGTCACCGGCGGCGTCGTTCGCCTTCGATGCGACTTCCTTGATCATCTGCGCGCCCATGTTCTCGAACTTGTCCTTCAGTTCGATTTCCTTGGCGACGGTGACGCCGTCCTTGGTGATGCGCGGTGCGCCGAAGCTCTTGTCGATGACGACGTTGCGACCCTTCGGGCCGAGCGTCACCTTCACGGCGTTTGCGAGCGTATCGACGCCCTTGAGGATGCCTTCGCGCGCGTCGCGCGAGAATTTCACGTCCTTGGCAGCCATTGGTGTTTCTCCTGGAATTCTTCGTTGTGTTGGAATGCGGTGCGATCAGCGGATCAGGAAATGATCCCCATGATGTCGCTTTCCTTCATGATCAGCAGGTCTTCGCCGTCGATCTTGACTTCGGTGCCCGACCACTTGCCGAACAGGACGCGGTCGCCTGCCTTCACGTCGAGGGCGATACGGTCGCCATCGTCGTCGCGGGCGCCTTCACCGACGGCGACGACTTCGCCTTCGCTCGGCTTTTCCTGGGCGCTGTCGGGAATGATGATGCCGCCAGCGGTCTTCTGGTCGGCTTCGATGCGACGAACCAGAACGCGGTCGTGCAGCGGACGAAATGCCATGTGTCTGACCTTTCTCGTAAGAGTGGTGAAAACTGTCGTTGGCACTCACACGGATAGAGTGCCAGCGCAGGCGCATATGTGTATGCGGCTCACGCGAGTCAACGGGGGTTCGGACAAAAAAGTTGCGGCGTTTTCGCCGAGGCGTGGCGCAGCCTAGGCGGCTCGCAGCGGGCGGTTGGTCAGTCCCAGCCGGTCGCGCCGGTACCAGCGCCATGTAAGCAGGATCGCGGCGAAGAAAAGGCCCGTGGCAAGGCCGATCCACACGCCCACGCCTTCGAGCGGGGTGGCAAAGCCCAACACCAACGCAACGCCGATCCCGGGCACCCAGTAGCTGAAGGCGGCGATCCACATCGGCACGCGCGTATCCTGCAGTCCGCGCAGCGCACCGGCTGCGACCGCCTGCATCCCGTCGAACAGCTGGAAGGCTGCGGCGATGACAAGGTATTTGAGCGCGAAGCCGACCAGCACGGCGTTCTTCGCATCCCACGGATCGAGATAGATCGCGAGCAGCGGCATGGGCGCAAGGATCATCGCGCTGGCGGTCAGCGCCATGAAGCCGGTGCCGAGCGCGATGCCCGTCCAGCCTGCCCGAGCCATCCCTTCAGGATCGCGCGCGCCGTAGAAATAGCCGACCCGGATCGTCGCCGCCTGTCCGACGCCGAAAGGCACCTGGAAAGCGAGCGCGGCGATCTGCAGCGCGACCGTATGCGCGGCGAGCTGGGCGGTGCCGATATTGCCCATCAGGAAAGCGGCAGCACCGAAGATGCCCGCCTCTGCCGTGATGGTCAGCGCGATTGGCGTGCCGATGCGGATCACCTGCCAGAAGCGGTTCCAGTCCGCCGACCACCAGCGCCCGAAAATGCGGTAGCGATGCAGCCCCTTGGTCAGCCGGATGGCGAGGACATAGGCGAGCACGACCATGATCGAAGTGATGATCGTCGCAACCGCCGCACCGCGCAGGCCCAGTTCCGGCGCGCCGAAATTGCCGAAGATGAAGGCGTAGTTCGCAAACCCATTGATCAGGATGCCGAGCCCGGTGATCGCCGTCGCGAAGACCGGGCGGCCGAGCGCCGAGACATAGCTGCGCAGCACATTCGCGATCAGCATCGGGATCATCGAGAAGACGAGGATCACGTTGTAGCTCGTCGCGAGGCCGATGATCGTTTCCTGCTGGCCGGTCGCGCGCATGATCGGGCCGAGCAGCAGGCACAGCCCCATCCCTGCGATGCCGGCGATGATCGAGAGCCACAGCGCCATGCGCGTCGCGCGGCGCACCGGGCGCAGAGCAGGGCCCCGCTCGCCCAGTTCGGCGGCGATGACGGGTGCGACCGCCCCGGTCAGGCCGGACAGCGCCCACATGACGAGGCCGAACAGCGCGACCGCGATGGCCGATGCGGCGAGCGGTTCCTCGCCGAGGCGCGCGATAAACATGACGTCGATCGCGTAGGTGAGCATCTGCAGGAGATTGGCGAGCGCCAGCGGCCAGGACAGCCGAAGCGTGGCTCCCAGTTCCATGCGCCAACCGTTTGCGGCGGCTTTCGAGGCTTGCTCAATATCCATGGCAGCCGGCCCGGATAGGCGCGTGCCGGGCTGCCGGGAAGGGGCGGGGGGTCAAGTCGCGGCGCTTTGTCGGGCGCCGCGACTATCGGGCAACAGCCGGTCAGCCGCCGAGCTGAGCGTCCTGCAGGCGGCCGACGAGGTCGGCGAGCATGCGTTCCTTGGCGCTGTCGCCGAGCGAACCGGCAGCGCGGGCGAGGGCCTGCATCGCAGCCGGCGCCGGAGCGCTGGAGTTGTCGCGCAGTTCCTCGAGCCCGCTACGCAGGCCTTCGGGTGCAGTGAAGCCGTCGCGGCGCTCGAGCTGGTCGAGATAGGCGAGGGCGACGACCGGGGAATCCTCCCAGGTGACCGGATACTGCTGCTGCGGGTTGAAGGTCTCGCCCTGGCTCGCAAGCTTGGCGGCGGCAATCTCGTTCTCGGTCAGGAATTCGCCCGGCGCGAGTTCGAGCACGTCGAGGCCGCGGGCGATCTCGGTGCCGTAGATGCGGCCGTTGTACCAGTAGACCGACCAGAAGCCGCCCATCGCCATCTGGTCGGCATTCACCGGACCGCGGTCGAAATAGGCGATTTCATAGGGCTTGTCGCTGTCGGTGAAGTCCATCAGCGAGATGCCGCCCTGGTACCATGCCTGGACGAAGATATCGCGGCCCGGAACCGGCACGAGCGAGCCGTTGTGCGCGACGCAGTTTTCCATCTCGCCCTGCGCGGCGGGCAGCTTGTAGAGGCTGCGCGCTTCGAGCTGGCCGTCGACGATGTCGTAGATCGCGTCGGCGCCCCAGTCGCGCGGGTCGTAGGTCTTGCAGCGCGGACGGCCACCGCCGCCCCACTCGTCGGTGAAGACGACCTTGGTCCCGTCGTTGTTGAAGGTCGCCGAGTGCCAGTAGGCGAAGCCCTTGTCGGTCACGTCGTCGATGCGCTTGGGCGCGCGCGGGTCGGAGATGTCGAGCACGATGCCGTTGCCCGAGCATGCGCCCGCCGCGATCGCCTTTGACGGGAAGATGGTGATGTCGTGGCACTGGTCGGTCGTCGCGGTGCGCTGCGTGCCTTCCCCGTGGTCGCCGCCGCCCCACAGGCCGTCGATCTTGTCGCCATCGGCGAAGACGCGCGGGGAATCGATGATGCGCGAAGCAGCCGGATTGGCCTTCGGGATCTCGATCACGTCGATGCTGAAGAGCGCGGAACCCTTGTCGCCGCTGCCGAAGATCGAGCAGCCGGCCAGCTCTTCCTCGTCACGCACGCGCGAAGTGCCCGAGTTGTAGACGAGGATGGTGTCGGCATCTTCCGCCACCACCGAATGGGTGTGCGAGCCGCGGCAGGTCTGCACCTGGCCGACCTGGACCGGTGCGCGCAGGTTGGAAATGTCGAAGATGCGCAGGCCGCGGAAGCGTTCTTCGCTGACATCCTCGTCGATCCCGCCAAGGCCGCAGTCGACCCGGCCGCGGGTCTGTTCGACCGACATGATCAGCAGGTCGCCGACGATCGAGACGTCGCCCTGGCCGCCCGGGCAGACGACCGAGCTGACGAGCGAGGGCAGCTTGTCGCCCGATATGTCGTAGATGTTGAAGCCGTGGTAATTGCCGACCACCAGCGTGTCGCCGGTGAAGGCCATGTCGGTGTTGGCGAAGTTCAGCAGCGGCGAACGCTCGCTAAAGGCGGTCTTGCGGTCCTGCGCAGGATCGCGGCCTTCCTCGTCATCGTCCTTCGCGGCTTCCTCGATCGCCTTCATCGCCATGCGCAGCGCGGCCATCGCCTCGTCGGTCGGGTCCTTTTCGCCCTCGTCCCCGGATGCTTCCGTGGTCTCGGTCGGCTTGCGCTCGATCGGGCTCTTGGCCGCGGCTTCGAGACGCAGGCCCGCCGGGTTTTCCGGATCGAAGAAGCCTGCCGGCTTGGGCAGCGTGCCGACGAGGGTGAGGCCCTTGATCGCCTGTTCGGCATCCATGAAGCCTGCCTTGAGCGTGGTGCGCGGATCGTCCGAAAGACCTTCGAGCAGCTCGTTCATCCGGTCGATCTCGGCCCGCTGGTCGGAGCGGACATCGGTGGTGAAGCGGTAGAGAACCGGATCGTAGGCCGCGCCTTCGGACCCGAACAGCGCCTCCACCATGTCGAGCGCGCCCTGGTGGTGCGCCATCATCAGCGTGAGGAACAGGCGGTCGAACTCGGTGCCTGATGCAGCCGCGAGCTGCGCCATCTGCTCCGGCGTCGCCATGCCCTTCATGCCTTCGTGCATTGCGCCCATCGAATGGCCCATGCGTGCATGCGCAGCCGGGTCGGGCGCGGTCTGGCCACGCTCGCGCAGCCAGCCCTGCATGAAGGCGATCTCGTCGTCCTGTCCGGCGGAAATGCGCCCGGCGATCGCGACGATGTCGGGATTGTTGGTGCGGTCTTCGACCAGCTCGACCATCTGCACCGCCTGGAAGTGGTGCGGGATCATGCCCTGCATGAAATCGACGTCGGCCTGGGTATAGCGCGCCGCGACCACCTTGATCGCGTCTTCGGCGCCGATCTGGCGGCTTTGCTGCCCGGGCGCGCCCGGCTGGACGATCGGTGCGTCCTGCGCGGCGGCGGGCGCTGCGGCGAGCAGCGATGCGGTTGCAACGGTTGCGAGAAGGCGAGTCTTTGCCAGCATGAAATCAGTCCCCTGAAGAAATCAGGCGGACTTGCTGGCCGATTGCGCATCCAATGTGAAGCGCATTCGTGGGCCGGAATATGTCGGTCGTCGATTTGGGCGCGCTGGCCCAAACGAAAAAGGGCGGCACCTTGCGGCACCGCCCTTGTCGGATCTCGAAAACGAGATCGAAGCGTAAGCGAAAAGCTTACTTCAGTTCGACGGTACCGCCGGCTGCTTCGATCTTGCCCTTGATTTCTTCGGCTTCTGCCTTGTTGACGCCTTCCTTCAGCGGCTTCGGCGCACCTTCGACGAGAGCCTTCGCTTCGCCGAGGCCGAGACCGGTGATGGCGCGGACTTCCTTGATCACCTGGATCTTCTTGCCACCGTCGCCGGTGAGAATGACGTCGAATTCGTCCTTCTCTTCAGCAGCAGCAGCGTCGCCGCCAGCAGCCGGAGCGCCTGCAACTGCAACAGCAGCAGCAGCGGAAACGCCCCACTCTTCTTCAAGTGCCTTGGCAAGCTCAGCGGCTTCCAGGACGGTCAGCTTCGAAAGTTCTTCAACAAGCTTGGCGATATCGGCCATGATGTTTCACTCCAAAATAATCGGCGGGGCGGATTAGGTTTGCCCCAATGAATTCGTGCGTTTGCTTGGAACCGCTTACGCCGCTTCCTTGGCGCCCTGGGCACCGAAGACGCGGGCGAGCTTGGCGGCGGGTGCATTGACGACCTGGGCGATCTTCGTCGCCGGGGCGTTGATGAGACCCACCAGCTTGCCACGCAGCTCGTCGAGGCTCGGCATCGAGGCGAGTGCCTTGACCCCTGCTTCGTCGAGCATCTGGCCGCCCATCGAACCGCCGACAATTTCAAGCTTGTCGTTGGTCTTGGCGAATTCCACCGCAGCCTTGGCCGCTGCTACCGGATCTTCCGAATAGGCAAGAGCGGTCGGGCCGGTGAGGTATTCCTCGAGGCCCTCGTACTGGGTGTCCTTCAGGGCGAGCGTAGCAAGGCGGTTCTTCGCAACCTTGTAGGACGCACCGGCTTCACGCATCTTCCCGCGCAGTTCGGTGGACTGTGCCACCGACAGGCCGAGGTTGCGGGTGACAACCACCACGCCGACCTCGTTGAAGACCGCATTGAGCTGGGCGACCGCTTCGGTTTTCTGCGAACGATCCATGCCATACTCCTTCACTATGACCGCACCCGGATGGCTCCGCGCACGGCCGGCTCATGTTTGTCCATGCCTCTGGTAGAGACACGGGCGAGTCCGTTGATGGGGAAGGAGGAACGCGAAGCATCGCGCCGGATGCAGGAGGCCCGTGGGCGCGCCTGCGAGAATCTCTTTTCCCCGTCTAGGCTGGAAATTAAGAAGGCCAGATCGCCTTCACCAACTGTCTCGGACGGATGACCCTTGGGCAAAAGCCGCCGGGTCGGGGCGCGCAAATAGCCGGATTCGCGCTCAAGTCAAGCTTTCGGGCGGGTCCTTGCGCGTTGCAACGACCCAGCTCGAAGCGGCAACCAGCGCGGCGAGCCAGCCGACCACCAGCGAATCCACTGCCAGCATCGCCCACTTGATCGCCTCGCCGGGCACGAAGACCGCACCGACGCCGAGCGCGTAGTGGACGATCATGAGCGGCAAGGATGCAATGATGCTGAAGGCGATTGCCCACGGGATTTGGCGCCACATCTGCGCTGCACTCTCCTGCGGGCTGATGAAGATGCCGAGCGGCGCGGCAGCGATAAAGCGCGCGAGCAGCGGGGTCGCGATGAAGCCCGCGACCGCGAGGACGAGGGCACCGGTGCTCATGCCCTCGAAAACGAACAGGCCGAGATAGCTGAAACCCGCCTGCAGGACGAAGATCACGGCGAACAGCTTGACGGCGCGCGGTTCGAGCGTCCGGGCGGCAGCTGCATCGCGGTTGCCGGCAAGGAAGCGGATCACGCTGTAGCCGATGAGCGAAATGGCAAGCGTTTTCGCATAGCCCGCGATCATCCGGCCGGGGTCGCTTTCCGCCGCCCGCATGCCTTCCGTGCCCGTGTACATGCCGGCCTGCATTTCGACGTAGTGCTGGACGAATTCGACCGCGATCGGGATGAGTGCGATCAACGGGCAGGCGAGCAGGAATGCCCAGCTCTCGCGATGCACATATTTGAAACCCTGCCAGAAATTCATGATTTGCGACCCCCTTTGAGTGAGGGCGCGCGATGAGAAATCCAGAGCCGGAATGCAAGAAGCCCCGCGATCCGAGTTGTGGATCGCGGGGCTTCGAAGTCCGGAATATCCGGTTGGATTACATGCCGTCGGCCTGGTCTTCCAGAGCGTCGGCCTGCTCTTCGAGAGCAGCTTCCTGCGCTTCGTTGCCAGCGTCTTCGGCAGCGTCGGCCTGCTCTTCGAGCAGTTCAGCCTGCTCGTCAATCACTTCGCCGGCAGCTTCGGTAGCTTCAGCTTCGACGTCCTGGGCTTCTTCAGCCGGAGTGTCGCAAGCAGCGATGGCGAAAGCGAGCGGCAGGGCCGCGATTGCAAACTTCTTCATTTAGGTTTCCCCTTGAACTGTGCCGGGCAAAGATTGCCCCGACCGCGCTACCAATGCGCGACCGGGGCAACGGTTCCAAGAAGAAATCCGGAAAATTAGATAGACGGTTCAGTTTCGTAGGCGAGCAGGTCGCCCGGCTGACAGTCCAGTTCCCGGCAGATCGCTTCGAGGGTCGAAAAGCGGATCGCCTTTGCTTTCCCTGTCTTGAGG is a window of Erythrobacter sp. HKB08 DNA encoding:
- a CDS encoding sterol desaturase family protein; protein product: MSRGKTLFAIAAGAAVVGLMIAERKRPLRQQTQPDITRNLRNFAMGASCAVIVSAIEEPLCQRIAAKNLSERRGFAQWMPKPLRVLAGVAAMDYGFYLWHVATHKVPFLWRFHRVHHIDRDMDMSTAVRFHFIDMLVSLPWRLVQVRLSGVSPKSMRLWRNFFNASILFHHSNLRLPDGMDETLSLVLTTPKMHGIHHSKRVEEMDSNWTSGLSFWDRLHGTFRSSPPPEAIDIGVDDIHADMDVVFTRSLVAPFEDQPERR
- a CDS encoding endonuclease/exonuclease/phosphatase family protein — encoded protein: MNFRKILFGLVFGLLALMLVASLVSLIDTNRGIVRMLDFVREPMIYLAVLLGVVAIFAVAGRRIIAAGLAVLVIGINLWRIWPYTVFAPTQVPLPDDVDGMSCASVLAFNVLQPNDRYDETAALIERVDPDILLLMETNETWLAKLEPQLSAYPHRVDMPLDNKYGMAFATRLPVEKARMVANTSADTPTLYATLQMEDGARFEVIGLHPRPPLPGESTAKRDANIARAGRETPDSLPNVLAIGDFNDVPWSRTTQNFVHEGGYLDPRAGRGSFATFPADYVFVGWPLDQIFIKEGVRVESFEIGEDVGSDHLPLIARVCVDPASGGS
- a CDS encoding aspartyl/asparaginyl beta-hydroxylase domain-containing protein; the protein is MLRESDEQGVARTESGAGQAPPGERYVRPSQKGLVAFGKRLRDPVNRFLARQSRIGDDPVIDPALVPGLAEVAPHWREIRAEIEPLIRERAQIPPFGKISPDHRRIASTPAWKSFFFQGYGYHAAENEARCPRTSELVASIPGVIVAFLSIMEPGTHVPLHRGLTKSWLNCHLPIMLPTTPGRCEIAIDGQIHRWREGEWLVFDETYRHEVWNETSEPRVLLMLQVQRDMKLPGRIATRMIYHAVRNSRFVGDVRKAIGS
- the groL gene encoding chaperonin GroEL (60 kDa chaperone family; promotes refolding of misfolded polypeptides especially under stressful conditions; forms two stacked rings of heptamers to form a barrel-shaped 14mer; ends can be capped by GroES; misfolded proteins enter the barrel where they are refolded when GroES binds) → MAAKDVKFSRDAREGILKGVDTLANAVKVTLGPKGRNVVIDKSFGAPRITKDGVTVAKEIELKDKFENMGAQMIKEVASKANDAAGDGTTTATVLAQAIVNEGMKSVAAGMNPMDLKRGIDLAVEKIVADLKGRSKDVSGSEEIAQVGVISANGDREVGEKIAEAMEKVGKEGVITVDESKGLEFELETVEGMQFDRGYLSPYFITNPDKMTVELENPYILIHEKKLSNLQSMLPVLEAAVQSGRPLLIIAEDIEGEALATLVVNKLRGGLKVAAVKAPGFGDRRKAMLQDIAILTKGEMVSEDLGIKLENVTLGMLGQAKRVTIDKDNTTIVDGAGDEADIKARVGEIRTQIDNTSSDYDREKLQERLAKLAGGVAVIKVGGATEVEVKERKDRVDDALHATRAAVEEGIVPGGGTALLYATKTLDGLEGANDDQTRGIDIVRRALQAPVRQIASNAGHDGAVVAGKLMDANDETLGFNAATDTYENLVAAGVIDPTKVVRTALQDAASVAGLLITTEAAIVEKPDDKPAPAMPDMGGMGGGMGF
- the groES gene encoding co-chaperone GroES, with the protein product MAFRPLHDRVLVRRIEADQKTAGGIIIPDSAQEKPSEGEVVAVGEGARDDDGDRIALDVKAGDRVLFGKWSGTEVKIDGEDLLIMKESDIMGIIS
- a CDS encoding MATE family efflux transporter, translated to MELGATLRLSWPLALANLLQMLTYAIDVMFIARLGEEPLAASAIAVALFGLVMWALSGLTGAVAPVIAAELGERGPALRPVRRATRMALWLSIIAGIAGMGLCLLLGPIMRATGQQETIIGLATSYNVILVFSMIPMLIANVLRSYVSALGRPVFATAITGLGILINGFANYAFIFGNFGAPELGLRGAAVATIITSIMVVLAYVLAIRLTKGLHRYRIFGRWWSADWNRFWQVIRIGTPIALTITAEAGIFGAAAFLMGNIGTAQLAAHTVALQIAALAFQVPFGVGQAATIRVGYFYGARDPEGMARAGWTGIALGTGFMALTASAMILAPMPLLAIYLDPWDAKNAVLVGFALKYLVIAAAFQLFDGMQAVAAGALRGLQDTRVPMWIAAFSYWVPGIGVALVLGFATPLEGVGVWIGLATGLFFAAILLTWRWYRRDRLGLTNRPLRAA
- a CDS encoding DUF305 domain-containing protein, which encodes MLAKTRLLATVATASLLAAAPAAAQDAPIVQPGAPGQQSRQIGAEDAIKVVAARYTQADVDFMQGMIPHHFQAVQMVELVEDRTNNPDIVAIAGRISAGQDDEIAFMQGWLRERGQTAPDPAAHARMGHSMGAMHEGMKGMATPEQMAQLAAASGTEFDRLFLTLMMAHHQGALDMVEALFGSEGAAYDPVLYRFTTDVRSDQRAEIDRMNELLEGLSDDPRTTLKAGFMDAEQAIKGLTLVGTLPKPAGFFDPENPAGLRLEAAAKSPIERKPTETTEASGDEGEKDPTDEAMAALRMAMKAIEEAAKDDDEEGRDPAQDRKTAFSERSPLLNFANTDMAFTGDTLVVGNYHGFNIYDISGDKLPSLVSSVVCPGGQGDVSIVGDLLIMSVEQTRGRVDCGLGGIDEDVSEERFRGLRIFDISNLRAPVQVGQVQTCRGSHTHSVVAEDADTILVYNSGTSRVRDEEELAGCSIFGSGDKGSALFSIDVIEIPKANPAASRIIDSPRVFADGDKIDGLWGGGDHGEGTQRTATTDQCHDITIFPSKAIAAGACSGNGIVLDISDPRAPKRIDDVTDKGFAYWHSATFNNDGTKVVFTDEWGGGGRPRCKTYDPRDWGADAIYDIVDGQLEARSLYKLPAAQGEMENCVAHNGSLVPVPGRDIFVQAWYQGGISLMDFTDSDKPYEIAYFDRGPVNADQMAMGGFWSVYWYNGRIYGTEIARGLDVLELAPGEFLTENEIAAAKLASQGETFNPQQQYPVTWEDSPVVALAYLDQLERRDGFTAPEGLRSGLEELRDNSSAPAPAAMQALARAAGSLGDSAKERMLADLVGRLQDAQLGG
- the rplL gene encoding 50S ribosomal protein L7/L12, with product MADIAKLVEELSKLTVLEAAELAKALEEEWGVSAAAAVAVAGAPAAGGDAAAAEEKDEFDVILTGDGGKKIQVIKEVRAITGLGLGEAKALVEGAPKPLKEGVNKAEAEEIKGKIEAAGGTVELK
- the rplJ gene encoding 50S ribosomal protein L10 translates to MDRSQKTEAVAQLNAVFNEVGVVVVTRNLGLSVAQSTELRGKMREAGASYKVAKNRLATLALKDTQYEGLEEYLTGPTALAYSEDPVAAAKAAVEFAKTNDKLEIVGGSMGGQMLDEAGVKALASMPSLDELRGKLVGLINAPATKIAQVVNAPAAKLARVFGAQGAKEAA